A window of the Dyadobacter pollutisoli genome harbors these coding sequences:
- a CDS encoding cupin-like domain-containing protein, whose translation MKLVPIEKRSGLTREEFIENYLKPSRPVVFTDLAKDWPAAQKWTFEWLRENHGSLDVPLVDNHIHDADKYFQIAKTMKFGDYLSLIEKGPTDLRIFLFDIFKKIPELADDIRFPTIMDGFLKSYKFVFFGGQGSITNLHYDMDCSNVFLTQFQTRKQVILFSPEESRRLYHHPFTVMSKVDPLDPDYERFPALKGAVGHETILHHGETIFIPSLWWHYIRYVDGGFSLALRANNSIFTAVRGGMNLVRHTFVDKSMTKLLGIDWQHWKENKAAENAKAVLQEQA comes from the coding sequence ATGAAATTAGTGCCCATAGAGAAGCGTAGCGGACTTACCCGCGAAGAATTTATTGAGAATTATTTAAAGCCAAGCCGTCCAGTTGTTTTTACGGATTTGGCAAAAGACTGGCCTGCGGCACAAAAGTGGACTTTTGAATGGCTGAGAGAAAATCACGGCAGCCTTGATGTTCCTTTGGTTGATAATCATATCCACGACGCGGATAAATATTTTCAGATAGCCAAAACAATGAAGTTCGGGGACTATTTGTCGCTCATTGAAAAAGGGCCCACAGACCTTCGTATTTTCTTGTTTGATATTTTCAAAAAGATCCCAGAGCTGGCAGACGATATCCGTTTTCCAACCATTATGGACGGATTTTTGAAATCATACAAATTTGTATTTTTCGGGGGGCAGGGTTCCATTACCAATCTCCATTACGATATGGATTGCTCCAATGTATTCCTGACCCAATTTCAGACCAGAAAGCAGGTAATATTGTTCTCGCCGGAAGAGAGCAGACGCCTGTACCATCACCCGTTCACTGTAATGAGCAAGGTAGATCCCCTTGATCCTGACTACGAGAGATTTCCAGCCTTGAAAGGTGCCGTGGGACATGAAACGATCCTGCATCACGGAGAAACGATTTTTATCCCGTCACTTTGGTGGCACTATATCCGCTATGTAGATGGCGGTTTCAGTCTGGCTTTACGTGCCAATAACTCTATTTTCACGGCCGTGCGTGGCGGAATGAACCTGGTTCGGCACACGTTCGTGGATAAGAGTATGACTAAGCTGCTGGGTATTGACTGGCAGCATTGGAAAGAAAACAAAGCTGCTGAAAACGCGAAAGCCGTTTTGCAGGAACAAGCATAA
- a CDS encoding DUF6934 family protein → MGQYEAYPTQSNDDNTRFQFQSIGKRGVFVKVLYFTPLTAEIYNLSLVDYDKITGSYSDLTVTDNGDMAEVLVTVISAIHKFLDSTPGNKVYFEGSTRARTRLYQISISKVYDPVESDLLISGLRDDQWFPFEPNINFEGFLIEKKA, encoded by the coding sequence ATGGGGCAGTACGAGGCGTATCCCACCCAAAGCAACGACGACAACACCCGCTTTCAGTTCCAAAGTATAGGAAAGCGGGGTGTTTTCGTTAAAGTATTATATTTTACGCCTTTAACAGCCGAGATTTACAATTTATCATTGGTAGACTATGATAAAATCACGGGTAGTTATAGCGATTTAACTGTAACAGACAACGGTGACATGGCGGAAGTCCTGGTTACTGTAATATCTGCTATTCATAAGTTTCTTGATTCAACCCCTGGCAATAAAGTCTATTTCGAAGGGAGCACACGGGCTAGAACCCGATTGTATCAAATTTCTATATCAAAAGTTTATGATCCGGTGGAATCTGATTTGCTTATTAGTGGCCTTCGAGATGATCAATGGTTTCCGTTTGAGCCTAATATCAATTTTGAAGGTTTTTTAATAGAGAAAAAGGCTTAA
- a CDS encoding 5' nucleotidase, NT5C type, giving the protein MTRKSIAIDMDNVIVDIETNWIAWYHNEFGIQVTKEAMHGIPEDQAFPDPLAARSLIYKPGFFRNAPLIPGAQEALLKLQENFDVFIVSAAMEFPNSLSEKYDWLAEHFPFIHWKNIVFCGDKRVINTDYLIDDHLKNLDFCQGTPILFTAGHNRGIDKYRRVNNWDEALELLAAE; this is encoded by the coding sequence ATGACCCGAAAATCAATAGCTATCGACATGGATAATGTGATTGTCGATATCGAAACCAACTGGATCGCATGGTATCATAATGAATTTGGGATACAAGTGACCAAAGAAGCAATGCACGGTATCCCCGAAGACCAGGCTTTCCCGGATCCGTTGGCAGCCAGGAGTTTGATATACAAGCCCGGCTTTTTTCGTAACGCTCCGCTGATTCCCGGCGCCCAGGAAGCATTGCTGAAGTTACAGGAGAACTTTGATGTATTTATCGTTTCGGCAGCAATGGAATTTCCAAACTCACTGTCTGAAAAATACGACTGGCTTGCCGAACATTTTCCATTCATTCACTGGAAAAATATCGTTTTCTGCGGCGATAAAAGAGTCATCAACACAGACTACCTGATTGATGATCACCTTAAAAACCTGGATTTCTGTCAGGGAACACCCATCCTCTTCACTGCCGGCCACAATCGGGGAATCGACAAATACCGCCGTGTGAATAACTGGGATGAAGCACTGGAATTGTTAGCTGCAGAGTAA
- a CDS encoding 3-hydroxyacyl-CoA dehydrogenase encodes MQLQDSTAIITGGASGLGEATARLFLGQGANVVVLDLNEVAGEKLEREFPVRLKFVKTDVSSEPDVQRAVDEAILTFQSIQIVINCAGIAPARKIVGKTDGIYGPHSLEDFEKTIRVNLVGTFNVMRLAAFAMEKNMPNDEGERGVIINTASVAAYDGQMGQVAYAASKGGIVSMTLPVARDLAKSGIRVMAIAPGLFETPLMLGLPEEARLSLGQQVPFPSRLGRPSEYALLAKSIVENPMLNGEVIRLDGAIRMAPR; translated from the coding sequence ATGCAATTACAAGACTCCACAGCAATAATAACAGGCGGTGCTTCCGGATTAGGGGAAGCTACCGCCCGTTTGTTTTTAGGACAAGGTGCAAATGTTGTTGTACTCGATTTGAATGAAGTTGCCGGGGAAAAGCTGGAACGCGAATTTCCGGTTCGGCTGAAATTCGTTAAAACAGATGTTTCAAGTGAGCCGGATGTTCAGCGCGCTGTCGATGAAGCCATTCTGACTTTTCAGTCCATTCAAATTGTTATCAACTGCGCCGGCATTGCACCAGCCAGAAAAATCGTGGGCAAAACCGACGGTATTTACGGCCCACATTCTCTCGAAGATTTTGAAAAAACAATCCGTGTTAATCTGGTTGGAACATTCAACGTAATGCGGCTGGCCGCATTTGCCATGGAAAAAAATATGCCGAATGATGAAGGTGAGCGCGGTGTAATCATCAACACAGCCTCAGTAGCGGCTTACGACGGACAAATGGGACAAGTCGCCTACGCTGCTAGCAAAGGCGGTATCGTGAGCATGACATTACCCGTCGCCCGCGACCTGGCCAAATCAGGTATCCGCGTCATGGCGATTGCTCCGGGGTTATTTGAAACTCCATTGATGCTAGGGCTTCCCGAAGAAGCGCGTTTGTCGCTCGGTCAGCAGGTACCTTTTCCTTCCCGGCTCGGACGCCCCTCTGAATATGCTTTGCTTGCAAAATCCATTGTCGAGAATCCAATGCTGAATGGCGAAGTGATCCGCCTGGACGGTGCGATCAGAATGGCTCCCAGGTAG
- a CDS encoding type II toxin-antitoxin system RelE/ParE family toxin, protein MGLYNVRLLKPAEIEFSEAFDWYDEKQKGLGNRFLKEVSKYLDSIADNPLKFAAKYDNELHFAPLKIFPFVIAYWVDSDTVFVVSIFHTSRNPKKFLT, encoded by the coding sequence ATGGGTCTTTATAATGTTCGCCTTTTAAAACCTGCTGAAATAGAGTTTTCTGAAGCCTTCGATTGGTATGATGAAAAACAAAAGGGATTAGGTAACCGATTTCTGAAAGAGGTATCAAAATACCTTGATTCAATTGCTGACAATCCACTCAAATTCGCAGCAAAATATGACAATGAGCTGCATTTCGCCCCTCTAAAAATCTTTCCCTTCGTCATCGCGTACTGGGTTGACAGCGACACTGTATTTGTCGTATCCATCTTTCACACCAGTCGAAATCCGAAAAAGTTCTTGACTTAG
- the uvrB gene encoding excinuclease ABC subunit UvrB gives MDFELTSNYQPTGDQPDAIEQLVQGIEAGEPAQTLLGVTGSGKTFTVANVVSKVNKPTLVLSHNKTLAAQLYGEFKQFFPNNAVEYFISYYDYYQPEAFISSTNTYIEKDLMINQEIEKLRLHTVSSLMSGRRDVVVVASVSCIYGAGNPNEYKKSIVSAKLGDIVSRNQFLFRLVEILYSRTELEFNRGNFRVKGDTVDIFPGYADFAYRIIFFGDEIEEIQRIEPESGKKISSERAIAIFPANLFVTGRDVLMQSIKEIQDDLAMQIKYFTKEGRLAEAERVKERTEFDMEMMRELGYCSGIENYSRYFDRRNPGQRPFCLLDYFPEDFLMVVDESHVTMPQIRAMWGGDRSRKEALVEYGFRLPSALDNRPLTFQEFEDMTPQTIFVSATPADYELRKSEGVVVEQIIRPTGLLDPEIEVRPSLNQIDDLLEEINKRIAMGDRVLITTLTKRMAEELSKYLDRVGIKCRYIHSEVKTLDRVEILRELRLGVFDVLVGVNLLREGLDLPEVSLVAIMDADKEGFLRDTRSMIQTIGRAARNDRGKVIMYADVMTGSMQLAIDETNRRRSIQIEYNIENGITPRTILKSKEAIMEQTSVADSKVRKVYVEPSEVRIAADPVVQYMGKTDLQKLIAETQRKMESAARDLDFLEAARLRDELLQLKERVKESS, from the coding sequence ATGGATTTTGAACTGACTTCTAATTACCAACCTACGGGCGATCAGCCCGACGCGATCGAGCAACTTGTACAGGGAATAGAGGCTGGCGAACCAGCTCAGACCTTGCTCGGTGTTACAGGTTCAGGAAAAACATTTACGGTGGCCAATGTTGTGTCCAAAGTAAATAAGCCAACACTGGTACTGAGCCATAATAAAACGCTGGCCGCTCAGCTCTACGGCGAATTCAAGCAGTTTTTTCCTAACAATGCCGTCGAGTACTTTATCAGCTACTACGACTACTACCAGCCGGAAGCATTCATTTCCAGCACCAATACTTACATTGAAAAAGACCTGATGATTAACCAGGAAATAGAGAAGCTGCGGCTGCATACTGTTTCGTCGCTGATGAGTGGCCGCCGGGATGTGGTTGTGGTGGCGTCAGTGTCGTGCATTTATGGTGCTGGTAACCCCAATGAGTATAAGAAAAGTATCGTCAGTGCCAAGCTGGGGGACATTGTGAGTCGTAATCAGTTCTTGTTCCGACTAGTGGAAATTCTTTACAGCCGTACCGAGCTGGAATTTAACAGGGGTAATTTCCGTGTAAAAGGCGATACGGTTGATATATTTCCTGGATACGCCGATTTCGCGTACCGGATCATTTTCTTCGGCGACGAAATTGAAGAAATTCAACGCATTGAACCTGAAAGTGGTAAGAAAATTTCGAGCGAGCGCGCCATTGCGATCTTCCCGGCGAACTTGTTCGTGACGGGAAGGGACGTTTTAATGCAGTCGATCAAAGAGATACAGGACGATCTGGCGATGCAGATCAAATATTTTACAAAGGAGGGAAGGCTGGCAGAGGCAGAGCGGGTGAAGGAGCGTACCGAATTTGATATGGAAATGATGCGGGAACTGGGTTACTGCTCCGGTATCGAAAACTACTCACGATACTTTGATCGCCGGAATCCGGGACAACGACCATTCTGCCTGCTGGATTATTTTCCTGAGGATTTCTTAATGGTAGTGGACGAAAGCCACGTAACCATGCCTCAGATCCGCGCGATGTGGGGAGGCGACCGTTCCAGAAAAGAAGCATTGGTAGAATATGGTTTCCGGCTACCTTCCGCATTGGATAACCGCCCGCTGACATTTCAGGAATTTGAGGATATGACACCTCAAACGATTTTTGTGAGCGCTACGCCTGCGGACTATGAACTGCGTAAATCAGAAGGGGTAGTTGTAGAGCAGATCATCCGGCCTACCGGACTGCTCGATCCGGAAATCGAAGTACGGCCAAGCCTGAACCAGATTGATGATCTTTTGGAAGAAATCAACAAGAGAATTGCAATGGGGGACAGGGTGCTCATCACCACTTTGACCAAAAGAATGGCAGAGGAGCTGAGCAAGTACCTTGACCGGGTCGGTATCAAATGCCGGTACATCCATTCCGAAGTGAAGACGCTGGACCGCGTGGAGATCCTGCGAGAGCTCCGGCTGGGTGTTTTTGACGTTCTGGTGGGTGTAAACTTGCTACGCGAAGGTCTCGATTTACCCGAAGTTTCGCTGGTAGCGATTATGGATGCCGACAAGGAAGGGTTCTTGCGGGATACCCGCTCCATGATCCAGACGATTGGCCGCGCAGCGCGTAATGATCGCGGAAAGGTAATTATGTACGCCGATGTGATGACCGGTTCTATGCAGCTGGCTATTGACGAAACCAACCGTCGCCGGAGCATTCAGATTGAGTATAATATTGAGAATGGAATTACGCCTAGGACGATTCTGAAATCCAAGGAAGCCATTATGGAGCAAACTTCCGTGGCCGACTCGAAAGTACGCAAAGTGTACGTCGAGCCTAGTGAAGTCCGCATTGCAGCTGATCCGGTGGTGCAGTACATGGGTAAAACCGATCTGCAAAAACTCATTGCCGAAACGCAGCGCAAAATGGAGTCCGCAGCCAGGGACCTCGACTTCCTGGAAGCCGCCCGACTACGCGACGAATTGCTGCAATTGAAAGAGCGGGTGAAGGAAAGTTCTTGA
- a CDS encoding DeoR/GlpR family DNA-binding transcription regulator, translating into MLKEERFQIILKQLGIDQKVYLAGLSTLLNVSEDTIRRDIKELADQGLLKSVRGGAVPHSPGPHHFRDRMLYDNDQKQIIAKKALGFLKDDQVVLFDGGTSAMLIAQMLPKDLRLTVITNSFPIASLLEEHEHVEVLFAGGRLLKNSFVTIGSDTVQFFKKFRADICLLGICSIHTELGVTGPHYEESEVKRAMIGASKEVIALATTEKLGTAEAYYVCPTDQLSVIITDQPADNDEFKIYNDLGIRMV; encoded by the coding sequence ATGTTAAAAGAGGAACGCTTCCAGATCATACTTAAACAATTAGGAATAGATCAAAAGGTGTATCTGGCGGGCCTGAGTACCTTGTTGAATGTGTCTGAGGACACGATTCGGAGGGATATTAAGGAGCTGGCAGATCAGGGACTGTTAAAATCAGTCAGAGGTGGGGCTGTTCCGCATTCGCCCGGACCGCACCATTTTCGTGACCGGATGCTGTATGATAATGACCAAAAGCAAATTATTGCAAAAAAGGCGCTTGGCTTTCTGAAAGACGATCAGGTCGTTTTGTTTGACGGTGGTACTTCTGCCATGCTCATTGCGCAAATGTTGCCGAAAGATCTCCGGCTGACCGTCATTACGAATAGTTTCCCCATCGCCTCATTGCTCGAAGAACATGAGCATGTAGAAGTGCTATTTGCGGGAGGTAGATTATTGAAAAACTCCTTTGTGACGATTGGAAGCGATACGGTTCAGTTTTTCAAGAAATTCAGGGCGGATATTTGCCTGTTGGGGATCTGCAGCATTCATACTGAGTTGGGCGTCACCGGCCCACATTATGAGGAAAGTGAGGTAAAACGGGCAATGATCGGAGCGTCGAAGGAAGTGATTGCGCTTGCTACCACGGAGAAGCTTGGAACGGCGGAGGCTTACTATGTCTGCCCGACTGACCAGTTGTCTGTGATTATCACTGATCAGCCGGCGGACAACGATGAGTTTAAAATATATAATGATTTGGGAATCAGAATGGTTTGA
- a CDS encoding DUF6597 domain-containing transcriptional factor yields the protein MKYFTISPSPALARYVRSFWVLEHEVSVGQPYIHRTMADGCAELIFHYKGRFDELLANDKTELSFNSGVHGQSQSFRRFLIREDFGIFGVYLYPFAVPVLFGIPSTEISNEMPDIVTFLGNTGAELEEKMMLAAGTSERVRVMSEFLENCLRKNQPSEPAVFSVINQIIQSNGIASVPELAASSFLSTRQFERKFKAFSGFSPKLFSRIIRFQSALNAYGDKEKSLTEIAYECGYYDQSHFIHDFKAFSGDHPRFYFSGRTEGTGYRDV from the coding sequence ATGAAATATTTCACTATTTCTCCATCTCCTGCGCTAGCCCGGTACGTCCGGTCCTTTTGGGTTCTTGAACATGAAGTATCCGTGGGGCAACCGTACATTCACCGTACTATGGCCGACGGTTGCGCGGAACTGATCTTTCATTACAAAGGCCGGTTCGATGAACTTTTGGCCAATGATAAAACCGAGTTATCGTTCAATTCAGGAGTTCACGGGCAATCGCAATCTTTCCGCCGGTTCCTTATCCGCGAAGACTTCGGGATTTTCGGGGTGTACCTTTATCCTTTCGCTGTACCAGTGCTTTTTGGCATTCCATCGACTGAAATCAGTAATGAAATGCCGGATATTGTGACGTTTCTTGGAAACACAGGAGCCGAACTGGAAGAAAAAATGATGCTGGCCGCAGGTACCTCGGAAAGGGTCAGGGTTATGTCGGAGTTCCTGGAAAATTGCCTTCGTAAAAATCAGCCTTCCGAACCCGCCGTGTTTTCAGTCATTAACCAGATCATCCAAAGCAATGGTATTGCCAGCGTGCCGGAACTTGCGGCAAGCAGTTTTCTTTCTACCAGGCAGTTTGAGAGAAAATTCAAGGCGTTTTCAGGTTTTAGTCCCAAACTTTTCTCGCGTATCATCCGGTTTCAGTCCGCATTGAATGCCTATGGTGATAAAGAAAAATCGCTGACCGAAATCGCTTATGAATGCGGCTACTACGATCAGTCCCATTTTATTCATGATTTCAAAGCATTCTCCGGCGACCATCCCAGGTTCTACTTTTCAGGAAGAACTGAGGGTACCGGCTACCGCGATGTATAA
- the ileS gene encoding isoleucine--tRNA ligase yields the protein MKYNEYKNLSYPKIGDEVLQFWKDQKIFEASVETREGAPTFTFFEGPPSANGTPGIHHVMARAIKDIFCRYKTLQGFQVKRKGGWDTHGLPVELQVEKELGITKDDIGKTISVEEYNERCRQTVMKFTDQWNDLTEKMGYWVDLENPYITYKSEYIESLWNLLKKLYDKDLLYKGYTIQPYSPAAGTGLSSHELNMPGTYKDVKDTTIVAMFKVKDAETWQIFEDLPSLDIRILAWTTTPWTLPANSALTVGANISYVLVKTFNPYTYEPVAVVLAKDLIGKYFSEKGQDGDFDGFAASDKKLLPWSILSEFKGKDLEGIEYEQLMPYVQPEAPAFRVIIGDFVTTEDGTGVVHTSPTFGADDFRVAQANGIPAIMVKDETGKEVPIVDRRGRFVKEITDYAGRFVKPEYYSDEEQNDPEFRATDVLIAIKLKEEGKAFKVEKYEHPYPHCWRTDKPVLYYPMDSWFIKTTAMKDRLVELNKTINWKPESTGTGRFGNWLENLVDWNLSRSRYWGTPLPIWRNDYGDEICVGSIEELKDLLEEAIISGHLTRDQARLNSDYLLKLEHGDYDLHRPYVDNIVLVSKKGHVMHREPDLIDVWFDSGAMPYAQWHYPFENQEIFDQSYPADFISEGVDQTRGWFFTLHAIAGMLFDSVAFKNVVSTGLVLDKNGNKMSKRLGNAVDPFSTLAQYGPDATRWYMITNAEPWDNLKFNIEGIGEVQRKFFGTLVNTYNFFALYANLDGYEFHEANSVPVEKRTELDRWILSKLNTLIKEVGEQFDDYNPTKAGRLVQDFVTDQLSNWYIRLNRRRFWNPSQDQGTGLTEDKQAAYETLQHCLVTVAQLMSPIAPFFGEWLYKNLTDIDREASVRNNTAFKYDSVHLTYWPKIEGGVVDADLEESMELAQTISSLVHSIRKGHKIKVRQPLSKILIPVLSDHTKRQIEQVTSIILTEVNVKAVEFVHDDSGILKKKIKPNFKTLGPKFGPKMKEVAAAISAMTEAEIKEIEQKGNIILNGVLDISVSDVEIIAEDVPGWLVASEGGLTVALDTTITNDLRLEGIARDFVNRVQNLRKDSGFDVTDKIKITLQNNDGLLANAITANKDYICQEVQALDLSLVSDLNGEATEIEMDEFLLKVKIEVV from the coding sequence ATGAAATATAACGAATATAAAAACCTGAGTTATCCGAAAATCGGAGACGAGGTGCTGCAATTCTGGAAAGACCAAAAGATCTTCGAAGCGTCCGTCGAAACCCGTGAGGGGGCTCCTACTTTTACATTTTTTGAAGGCCCTCCTTCCGCTAATGGAACACCGGGGATTCACCACGTGATGGCGCGTGCTATTAAAGATATTTTTTGCCGCTACAAAACGTTGCAAGGGTTTCAGGTGAAACGCAAAGGTGGCTGGGATACGCACGGTCTCCCGGTCGAATTGCAGGTTGAAAAGGAGCTTGGTATCACAAAAGACGACATCGGGAAGACCATTTCCGTTGAAGAATATAATGAAAGGTGCCGCCAGACGGTCATGAAATTCACGGACCAATGGAATGACCTGACCGAAAAAATGGGGTATTGGGTGGATCTTGAAAATCCATACATTACCTACAAAAGCGAGTACATTGAAAGTCTTTGGAACCTGCTCAAAAAGCTGTATGACAAAGATTTGCTCTATAAAGGCTACACGATCCAGCCTTATTCTCCCGCTGCGGGAACCGGCCTTTCGTCTCATGAGCTGAACATGCCGGGAACGTATAAGGATGTAAAGGACACGACAATAGTAGCGATGTTCAAGGTGAAAGACGCGGAGACTTGGCAAATTTTTGAAGACTTACCAAGTCTTGATATCCGCATTCTCGCCTGGACCACAACTCCCTGGACATTGCCTGCAAACTCGGCGCTGACTGTGGGTGCGAACATAAGTTATGTACTGGTAAAAACGTTTAATCCTTACACTTACGAGCCGGTAGCTGTTGTTCTGGCGAAGGACCTTATAGGCAAATATTTTTCAGAAAAAGGTCAGGATGGTGATTTTGACGGCTTTGCGGCCAGTGATAAAAAACTATTGCCCTGGTCAATCCTGAGCGAATTCAAAGGCAAGGATCTGGAAGGCATTGAATATGAACAGCTCATGCCTTATGTTCAGCCTGAGGCACCTGCGTTCCGCGTGATCATCGGCGATTTTGTTACTACCGAAGACGGTACTGGCGTAGTACATACTTCCCCTACTTTTGGTGCGGACGATTTCCGGGTGGCGCAAGCCAATGGAATCCCCGCGATCATGGTAAAAGATGAAACGGGGAAAGAAGTTCCTATTGTTGATCGCAGAGGCCGTTTTGTTAAAGAAATTACCGACTATGCCGGCCGTTTTGTGAAGCCTGAATACTATTCGGACGAGGAGCAAAATGACCCCGAATTCCGCGCGACCGATGTTTTGATCGCTATCAAACTGAAAGAAGAGGGTAAAGCATTTAAAGTAGAAAAATACGAACACCCTTACCCACATTGCTGGCGTACCGACAAACCGGTTCTTTATTATCCGATGGATAGCTGGTTTATCAAAACCACGGCTATGAAAGACAGGCTGGTGGAATTGAACAAAACGATCAACTGGAAACCGGAAAGCACGGGAACCGGACGTTTTGGAAACTGGCTGGAAAATCTGGTGGATTGGAACCTGTCGCGCTCACGTTACTGGGGTACGCCGCTGCCGATCTGGCGCAACGATTATGGTGATGAAATTTGCGTGGGGTCAATCGAAGAATTGAAAGATCTTTTGGAAGAGGCGATCATTTCGGGACATTTAACGAGGGATCAGGCTAGACTTAACTCCGATTACCTGCTAAAACTGGAACACGGAGATTACGATCTGCACCGTCCTTATGTGGATAACATTGTGCTGGTTTCGAAAAAAGGCCATGTGATGCACCGTGAGCCGGACCTGATAGACGTTTGGTTTGACTCAGGAGCAATGCCGTATGCTCAATGGCACTACCCATTTGAAAATCAGGAAATATTTGATCAAAGCTACCCTGCCGATTTTATTTCAGAAGGCGTAGATCAGACACGCGGCTGGTTCTTCACACTGCATGCGATTGCGGGAATGTTGTTTGATTCGGTTGCATTTAAAAATGTAGTGTCAACCGGTTTGGTTTTGGACAAAAATGGAAACAAAATGTCCAAACGCCTTGGCAATGCAGTCGATCCTTTCTCGACACTTGCGCAATACGGCCCCGACGCTACAAGGTGGTACATGATCACCAATGCTGAGCCTTGGGACAACCTGAAATTCAACATTGAAGGAATCGGTGAAGTGCAGCGGAAGTTCTTCGGAACATTGGTTAATACTTACAATTTCTTTGCATTGTATGCCAATCTGGACGGCTATGAGTTCCATGAGGCCAATTCAGTCCCGGTCGAAAAACGTACTGAGCTGGATCGTTGGATTTTGTCAAAACTGAATACATTGATCAAGGAAGTCGGTGAGCAGTTTGATGATTACAATCCTACCAAGGCCGGTCGTCTTGTCCAGGATTTTGTGACCGATCAGCTTTCCAACTGGTATATCCGTTTGAACCGCCGCCGCTTCTGGAATCCTTCGCAGGATCAGGGTACCGGATTGACGGAAGACAAACAGGCTGCATACGAAACTTTGCAACATTGCCTTGTTACAGTAGCGCAACTGATGTCGCCAATCGCTCCTTTCTTCGGTGAATGGTTATATAAAAACCTCACTGATATCGACCGTGAGGCTTCGGTTAGAAACAACACTGCTTTCAAATACGATTCGGTACACCTTACTTACTGGCCGAAAATCGAAGGCGGCGTAGTAGACGCAGACCTGGAAGAGTCAATGGAACTGGCGCAGACGATCAGCTCACTTGTTCATTCGATCCGCAAAGGTCACAAGATCAAGGTGCGTCAGCCGCTATCCAAGATCCTGATCCCGGTTTTAAGTGATCATACCAAACGCCAGATCGAGCAGGTAACTTCCATCATTTTGACAGAGGTAAATGTGAAAGCGGTGGAGTTTGTTCATGATGACAGCGGTATTCTCAAAAAGAAAATCAAGCCTAACTTCAAGACGTTGGGTCCGAAGTTCGGGCCAAAAATGAAGGAAGTAGCGGCAGCAATTTCGGCCATGACTGAGGCCGAGATCAAAGAAATAGAGCAAAAAGGCAACATTATCCTGAATGGTGTACTAGATATCTCCGTCAGCGATGTGGAGATCATTGCCGAAGACGTACCAGGATGGTTGGTAGCAAGCGAAGGAGGTTTGACCGTCGCACTGGATACTACCATTACAAACGATCTCAGGCTGGAAGGCATCGCCCGTGACTTCGTGAACCGCGTTCAAAACCTTCGTAAAGACAGCGGTTTTGACGTTACGGACAAGATTAAGATCACATTACAAAACAATGACGGCCTGCTCGCCAATGCTATTACCGCCAACAAAGACTATATCTGCCAGGAGGTACAGGCACTGGATCTGAGCCTGGTAAGCGACCTAAACGGTGAGGCTACGGAGATTGAAATGGATGAGTTTTTATTGAAGGTTAAGATTGAGGTGGTTTAA
- a CDS encoding VOC family protein has product MSNVKVPNGHQTLMPYLMLTGAAKFKEFTINVFGGEIVSTHLQEDDPALIKHSEVKIGDSTIMFCDARAEWPAQPANMFIYVANADDTYEKALSEGATKVMEPADQDYGRSCGVTDPCGNVWWITSVL; this is encoded by the coding sequence ATGAGCAATGTAAAAGTCCCAAACGGCCATCAAACATTAATGCCTTACTTAATGCTGACAGGTGCCGCAAAATTTAAAGAATTCACAATCAATGTATTCGGTGGCGAAATTGTTTCGACACATTTACAGGAGGATGACCCGGCCCTGATCAAACATTCGGAAGTAAAGATCGGCGACAGTACTATTATGTTTTGCGATGCCCGCGCCGAATGGCCTGCGCAACCGGCAAATATGTTTATTTACGTAGCAAATGCCGACGACACTTATGAAAAAGCATTGTCGGAAGGCGCAACCAAAGTAATGGAACCTGCCGACCAGGATTACGGTCGGAGCTGCGGGGTAACCGACCCCTGCGGCAATGTGTGGTGGATAACTTCTGTTCTATGA
- a CDS encoding n-acetylglutamate synthase, whose product MINYDNKVFIPLANSENGEVDLQMQFLYKQTGNIVTSTYSGGRIVTGHLIALVDDQGNLDMRYHQVNDKGEITTGVCYSTPEQLPNGKLRMHEKWRWTSGDLSEGESLLEEK is encoded by the coding sequence ATGATTAATTACGATAATAAGGTTTTTATTCCGCTTGCTAATTCTGAAAATGGTGAAGTGGATCTGCAAATGCAGTTTTTGTATAAGCAAACGGGTAATATCGTCACTTCAACTTATTCGGGGGGCAGGATAGTCACCGGACATTTGATTGCCCTGGTCGATGATCAGGGCAATCTCGATATGCGTTATCATCAGGTCAATGACAAAGGCGAGATCACAACCGGCGTTTGTTATTCGACTCCTGAGCAACTTCCGAACGGGAAACTTCGTATGCATGAGAAATGGCGATGGACTTCCGGGGATTTGTCGGAAGGAGAATCGCTTTTGGAGGAAAAATAA